Proteins co-encoded in one Arachis stenosperma cultivar V10309 chromosome 7, arast.V10309.gnm1.PFL2, whole genome shotgun sequence genomic window:
- the LOC130940172 gene encoding uncharacterized protein LOC130940172, which produces MGCMATLLGPPELSKPQPTAVAAAAAAATTTAASEPFIDLMVSRFYSPKPPMGLTENQSATFLSTGNPCLDFFFHVVPDTPSDSLRERLDVAWAHNPLTTLKLVCNLRGIRGTGKSDREGFYTAAMWLFSNHPKTLAANVPSFAEFGCFKDLPEVLYRILEGSDVRKNQKAQWLSVKGSRKRNRFKKMRETNAFYLGRGRGTGRKLRNARNKEESMKKKTFGDFLVGLKPFENSTNEMMKKEKETARSLREQKKVSMAKKLLNRYNDDANFQLLHDSISDHFANCLKNDLELLNSDKSTAISLAAKWCPSLDSSFDRSTLLCESIARRMFPRTEYEGIEEAHYAYRIRDRLRKEVLVPLRKILELPEVYMSEKRWDSIPYNRVASVAMKLYKEKFMKHDKERFMKYLVDVKSGKTTIAAGALLPHEIIQSLGYRCRYRYRYGDEDAEEDGDEVAELQWSRMVSDMLKKGKLKNCLAVCDVSGSMHGTPMDVCVALGLLVSELNEEPWKGKVITFSANPQLHLIEGNSLYSKTNFIREMKWGMNTNFQRVFDRILEVAVDGKLKEDQMIKRVFVFSDMEFDQASATPWETDYQAITRKYSEKGYGSAVPQIVFWNLRDSRATPVAATQQGVALVSGFSKNLMTLFMDNDGELTPESSMEAAISGPKYQKLVVLD; this is translated from the coding sequence ATGGGCTGCATGGCCACTCTCCTGGGCCCACCTGAACTCTCAAAACCACAACCAACCGCCGTCGCCGCGGCCGCGGCCGCCGCCACCACCACCGCAGCCTCAGAACCCTTTATTGACCTAATGGTCTCGAGATTTTACAGCCCCAAACCCCCAATGGGCTTGACAGAGAACCAGTCCGCTACATTCTTGTCAACCGGCAACCCATGCCTTGACTTCTTCTTCCACGTCGTTCCCGACACTCCCTCCGACTCCCTCCGAGAGAGGCTCGACGTGGCATGGGCCCACAACCCCCTCACCACACTCAAACTCGTCTGTAACCTCCGAGGCATCCGCGGAACCGGCAAGTCCGATCGCGAAGGCTTCTACACTGCTGCCATGTGGCTCTTCTCTAACCACCCCAAGACACTCGCAGCCAACGTCCCTTCCTTCGCCGAATTCGGTTGCTTCAAGGACCTTCCGGAAGTTCTCTACAGGATTCTAGAAGGTTCAGATGTGCGAAAGAATCAGAAGGCGCAGTGGCTCAGCGTCAAAGGCTCCAGAAAGAGGAACAGGTTCAAGAAGATGAGGGAAACAAACGCGTTCTACCTGGGGAGGGGAAGGGGAACCGGAAGGAAACTGaggaatgccagaaacaaggaGGAgagcatgaagaagaagacgtTTGGTGATTTCTTAGTAGGATTGAAGCCCTTTGAGAATTCGACGAACGAGAtgatgaagaaggagaaggaaactGCACGTTCTCTCAGGGAACAAAAGAAGGTTTCCATGGCCAAGAAGCTCCTTAACCGTTACAACGACGATGCAAATTTTCAGCTCCTCCACGACAGCATCTCCGATCATTTTGCCAACTGTTTGAAGAACGATCTGGAGTTGTTAAATTCCGACAAATCAACGGCTATCAGTCTTGCTGCGAAGTGGTGTCCCTCTCTTGACTCTTCCTTTGACCGATCCACGCTTCTATGTGAATCCATTGCGAGGAGGATGTTCCCTCGCACCGAGTATGAAGGAATCGAGGAGGCGCATTATGCTTACAGGATCCGTGATCGGTTACGAAAGGAGGTTCTTGTCCCTCTTCGGAAGATTCTAGAACTTCCAGAGGTTTACATGAGTGAGAAACGCTGGGATTCGATCCCATACAACAGAGTGGCCTCTGTAGCTATGAAGCTCTATAAGGAGAAATTCATGAAGCATGATAAAGAGAGGTTCATGAAGTACCTTGTGGACGTGAAGTCAGGGAAGACTACAATAGCCGCCGGCGCATTGCTTCCTCATGAGATCATACAGTCTTTGGGATATCGATGTCGATATCGATATCGATATGGAGATGAAGATGCAGAGGAAGATGGTGATGAGGTGGCAGAGCTTCAGTGGAGCAGAATGGTGAGTGACATGCTTAAGAAGGGTAAACTGAAGAACTGTTTGGCTGTGTGTGATGTTTCTGGAAGCATGCATGGGACTCCCATGGATGTTTGTGTTGCATTGGGGTTGTTGGTGTCTGAATTgaatgaggaaccatggaagGGAAAGGTTATCACATTCAGTGCAAATCCTCAGCTTCATTTGATTGAAGGCAATAGTCTCTATTCCAAGACCAACTTTATTAGGGAGATGAAGTGGGGGATGAACACGAACTTCCAAAGAGTGTTTGATCGAATTTTGGAGGTGGCTGTGGATGGAAAATTGAAAGAAGATCAGATGATTAAGCGGGTGTTTGTGTTCAGTGACATGGAGTTCGATCAAGCATCCGCGACGCCTTGGGAGACCGATTACCAAGCAATTACAAGGAAGTATAGTGAGAAAGGTTAtggctctgctgttcctcagaTAGTGTTCTGGAATCTGAGGGACTCGAGGGCCACTCCGGTGGCTGCCACCCAGCAAGGAGTGGCCCTCGTGAGTGGATTCTCCAAGAATCTGATGACTTTGTTCATGGACAATGACGGTGAACTCACCCCTGAAAGTTCAATGGAAGCTGCAATTTCCGGCCCCAAATATCAGAAATTAGTCGTGCTAGATtaa
- the LOC130941224 gene encoding uncharacterized protein LOC130941224, which translates to MVQKMPGSVVQIETRPLYNGNEEAQGVKILHRVFWSFNPCIRAFRHYKPLVQVDGTHLYGKYKGTLLVVVAQDGNQNIVPIAFALVEGETADAWHFFLRNLRMYVVRKDGVGMISDRHESIRAAVNRSGGDWQPPRAWWMFCIRYIGSNFLRSFKVPHLQKLVVNIGYSRTVEEYNINYKRLEERGEAYARWCDAIGLRHWVLAFDEGHRWGHMTTNLVECINLVLKGARNLPVLALVRATYYRLNKLFTRKSAETHERKRAGYTYSAFAQQRIEASMQQAGNIVVHRFDRRNEVFEVREMTTGKVLVVDLARRTCDCGHFQVERIPCRHVIACCANQRLDWQLYVHDVYKMTEVRRVYKFEFTPLGDPDTWPPYEGPTLVANPAQRRTSKGRPKLTRYLNEMDSHDMRGPRICRLCGAQGHSRSRCPQRAGPSGAAS; encoded by the coding sequence ATGGTGCAGAAGATGCCTGGTTCAGTTGTCCAAATAGAAACACGACCACTGTACAATGGGAATGAGGAGGCGCAAGGTGTAAAAATACTTCATCGTGTATTTTGGAGTTTCAATCCATGCATTAGGGCATTCAGGCATTACAAGCCCCTGGTTCAGGTTGACGGCACACACCTATACGGAAAATACAAAGGTACACTTCTAGTCGTTGTTGCACAAGATGGGAACCAGAACATTGTGCCTATCGCCTTTGCCTTGGTGGAAGGGGAGACAGCTGATGCGTGGCACTTCTTTCTCAGGAATCTGCGAATGTATGTTGTTAGAAAAGATGGTGTGGGTATGATCTCAGACCGACATGAGTCAATACGGGCAGCAGTAAATCGTTCCGGTGGCGACTGGCAACCTCCAAGAGCATGGTGGATGTTTTGTATAAGATACATTGGCAGTAACTTCTTAAGGTCATTCAAAGTTCCTCACTTACAAAAGCTTGTTGTCAACATAGGGTATTCAAGAACGGTGGAGGAGTACAATATCAACTACAAGAGGTTGGAAGAGCGAGGCGAGGCATATGCCAGGTGGTGCGATGCCATTGGACTCAGACATTGGGTATTGGCATTCGACGAGGGACATCGATGGGGCCATATGACAACGAACCTTGTCGAGTGCATTAACTTAGTCTTGAAGGGTGCCCGTAATCTACCTGTGTTGGCGCTGGTCCGAGCAACATATTATAGGTTAAATAAACTTTTTACGCGGAAGAGTGCCGAGACTCACGAACGCAAGCGTGCTGGATATACGTACTCCGCATTTGCGCAACAGCGGATAGAAGCAAGTATGCAACAGGCTGGAAATATAGTTGTGCACCGTTTTGATAGACGAAATGAGGTGTTTGAGGTGCGCGAAATGACTACTGGAAAGGTGCTAGTTGTTGATCTTGCGCGACGGACGTGTGATTGTGGGCACTTTCAGGTTGAACGAATACCATGTCGCCATGTTATTGCTTGCTGTGCTAACCAGCGTCTCGATTGGCAGTTGTATGTGCATGATGTGTACAAGATGACAGAGGTTCGTAGAGTATATAAGTTTGAGTTCACACCATTAGGTGATCCCGATACATGGCCCCCTTATGAGGGACCTACATTGGTCGCTAATCCCGCGCAGAGGCGAACGTCTAAAGGCAGGCCCAAACTGACCCGATACTTGAATGAAATGGACTCACACGACATGCGTGGTCCTCGGATATGCCGTCTTTGTGGTGCTCAGGGTCATAGTCGGAGTAGGTGTCCTCAGCGTGCTGGACCGAGTGGTGCTGCTTCGTAG
- the LOC130939211 gene encoding uncharacterized protein LOC130939211, with product MEGTANMVVYRNGEIIRNTHEGVRFVSQNPFSFVVPCTMTLMELQNGLCQSMENGTLMRVSRILYRNPVVVFGGLIQFDVMPITDEASMQKMFQIHQQTQMRHPQIEVYVDFETVEAVAVQNDIDIHDDRAAVYQGMNSDSEDDFEATYEAGDEDEDGNVGVEVAAENVVVGPSSSQPMDVPPFMRELDLEAMHAPEFPEYTNIGVADGEDGEFRIGMEYSSRKSVVAAIRSFTIAKGVDYEVYESEPQTFYAKCKMYGRGCDWLI from the exons ATGGAGGGAACTGCAAATATGGTGGTGTATCGCAACGGTGAGATAATACGTAATACTCATGAGGGAGTGAGGTTTGTGTCCCAGAATCCGTTTTCGTTTGTGGTTCCATGTACGATGACATTAATGGAGCTGCAGAACGGCCTCTGTCAAAGCATGGAGAATGGTACGTTAATGAGAGTGAGCAGAATTCTGTACAGAAATCCGGTTGTTGTTTTTGGTGGTCTAATACAGTTTGATGTCATGCCGATCACTGATGAAGCGAGTATGCAGAAGATGTTTCAAATTCACCAGCAGACTCAGATGCGACACCCACAAATTGAGGTATATGTTGATTTTGAAACTGTAGAGGCAGTGGCGGTTCAGAATGATATAGATATACATGATGATAGAGCTGCAGTGTACCAAGGAATGAATAGTGACAGCGAAGATGACTTCGAAGCCACTTATGAGGCCGGCGACGAAGATGAGGATGGTAATGTGGGAGTTGAGGTAGCAGCAGAGAATGTAGTGGTGGGTCCGTCGAGCAGTCAACCGATGGACGTTCCACCTTTTATGCGTGAGTTGGATCTCGAGGCCATGCATGCCCCCGAGTTTCCGGAATATACAAACATAG GCGTTGCCGATGGTGAGGACGGGGAGTTCCGGATTGGAATGGAATACAGTTCTAGAAAGTCGGTCGTCGCAGCAATTAGAAGTTTCACTATTGCTAAAGGAGTTGACTATGAGGTGTATGAGTCTGAGCCACAGACGTTCTATGCAAAATGCAAGATGTACGGGCGCGGATGTGACTGGCTTATCTGA